GCGACAGTGCAAGTCCAAATCCGTTCAGAAGCACGAAGCACTCCTTGTCGCGCACAGGGCGCGCAAGACCACTGGCCTGACGATTGGCTCATCAGGCTCTTAGAAGTTCCTTCACCTCGATACTATGCCGGCGTATCGCCTAGCCGACTTGTCGCAGCTTGAGGCCGAGAATTCGAGCCGCATTAGCCTGAACCCAGCCGGCCTTCTCCATTGTGTCGATCAGCCGTCACGCTTCGTCCGCCGCGGTCCCAGCCCCCGTCCGGCCGTATCGTTAGAATCGCAAGTGGCCATCTCGTGTTCAGGCGGGCGCCGATGCGCCGAACCGGCATCGTGCTGGCCCGTGAGAGCTCGTCGATGACATTGCCACGTTCCGAAAGATTGGTTCCTTCCAGAGGAGAACGCCAAGCACGCAGTTCTCCGGCTCGCGGACGTTGCCGGGGAAATAGCATTGCGAGATCAGCTCAACTGCCGACGGCGCAAAGCCATGGTTCTCCATATTTCAAGGGTAAGCGCTGTGTCCTTCCAGGAGGACCCGCGATCTGTGGGCCTGCCGATTCTGAGGTGGATCGGAGATCGGCTTGTGTCTGAACTTGAACTTACGATTGACCCTGAGCGGCAGCCTCGGCGTTTTCGAGGGTGATCAACGGCGCTGTTGGTCGGCGGCATTGGTCGATGGACGACAAGGCACGGAGTCATCTCCGAGACCCTGGAGCCGACGCGGTGATCTCGGAGGTTGCCCGGCGCTACGGGCTGCGGCCGCGGCGGAACGCTCGCAAGCTTGCGACGTCGGCAGGACAGGCCACTCCCGCCTAGTGGTTTCGGTGGCGCCACCGGAACGACCCGTTGGGCCTACATCCTTGCACCAGAGCTCAAGGCCACGGCCTGAGAATCGGCCGCCGCTCCCCCTACTTGGTTCCTCAGCCGACAGCGCTAAGAAGGAGAGCAACTTCCGTCGGCGCGAGGATCATTGCGTCGTGGCCAGTGGCGAGTTCCTGCCACGCCCAGCCATCCTGCTTCGCGACCCATTCTCGCGCTCCCGCCATCGGCGGGTGGAGTGGATTAGTGCAGACGACATAGGTTCGGGGTCTGCCGTTGCCGAGCGGGTGCTCGAGCTTAAGTCCGCTTTCGTAGGTGCCTGCCGGATGCGGTGTTATCCGGCGCCGCACCCAGTCCGTGAGCGAGTGTCCCTCGGGAGTGCCGAATGCTGTTGGCGGCGGAGTCGGCATGAAGATACCCCGTCCTTCCTCCGCAACCAATTTTCGACGGGCGGCGACGATGTCGGGGGGCATGGTGCTGAATACACTTTGACCGCTCTCGACGATGGCGCCGTCGAGATAAACGAGATGGCTGATATGGTCGGGTATCCGGTCGGCGGCGCCGGTGATGCTGATGCCGCCTAGACTGTGACCGACAAGGATCACATCGCTCAGCTCTTCCGTTACAATGTGGTTGACGATGTCGGTCACGAATGTGTCGGGCGTGATGTCCTTGCACAGCAAACGTGCGCGTTCGCCGACACCTGTCTGGGTAGGCGTGGTCACGTGGCATCCCATCTTGCGAAGATTGGCGGCGACGTCCCGCCAACACCATCCGCCATGCCAGGCACCATGCACTAGCACATACGTCTTTATCATGGATTGTGCCGTTCCATTTGCTCACCGGCCGTTGTGGCTGCCATCCGGCACGATGGCCGGACATTGTCCAAAGGGGCTCGACCACGTTACCGGTGGTAAGTCCGGCACAGGCGCCCCGTGGCCTGAGGATACCCCTACCAAGTCGAGGAAACTTGAATTGCGAAACCCAATATTCACTAGCTCTTTGCAAGTGGATGGAGAGGCTCATGGTGTGCCGCAGTTGCTCGCTGCCGGCATGCTCTTGGCACCGGCTGATCATCCGAACTTG
The window above is part of the Mesorhizobium sp. WSM4904 genome. Proteins encoded here:
- a CDS encoding alpha/beta fold hydrolase, yielding MIKTYVLVHGAWHGGWCWRDVAANLRKMGCHVTTPTQTGVGERARLLCKDITPDTFVTDIVNHIVTEELSDVILVGHSLGGISITGAADRIPDHISHLVYLDGAIVESGQSVFSTMPPDIVAARRKLVAEEGRGIFMPTPPPTAFGTPEGHSLTDWVRRRITPHPAGTYESGLKLEHPLGNGRPRTYVVCTNPLHPPMAGAREWVAKQDGWAWQELATGHDAMILAPTEVALLLSAVG